A window of Synergistaceae bacterium genomic DNA:
TCGGGAGGACTGGATTCGTCCATCTCCGACGGTGCGGCAGGCCGCGAGCAGCGAGTCTCCTCCGGCTTCCGGCGGCATCGAAGAGCCCTCGCTTCCCGCGGCGCCGTAGAGCTTCTTCGCCTTTTCGTCTTTTCCTTCGCGCGCCGCAAAGGCAAACCGGAGGGCGCGGCGTCGAAGTTTGGACGCCGTGTCCTTTTGGGGATTCTGCTGTTATTATTGTCTCTGTCATGTCGTTTTGATATTTTTCGCGTGCGCCGGCGAAGGCGCGTGGTCGGGGGAGATTGATGTGCTGGAGTCCGTTCTTTCGGCGGTTTCGTTGTCCATGGACGCTTTTGCGGCGGCGCTCTGTGTGGGGGCCTGTACACTTGAAGCCACGAGAGGGACCGCTCTGCGTATGGGAATGGCCTGTGGAATTTTTCAGTTTTTCATGCCGCTGGGCGGATGGTTTTTGGTGGTCTGGTGCACCGGCTCCATGGCTTCCGTGGAACATTTCGATCACTGGGTGGCTTTTGTCCTTCTGGCCTTTGTGGGGGGGAATATGATTCGCGGCGCCTTCGCTCCGCCGGAAAAGTGCGATACTTCGGACCCAACGCGATCTGTGACGCTTTTGATACTGGCGCTGGCGACGTCAATCGACGCGCTGGTGGTGGGCGCCGGACTTTCTCTCGTCCGAAAACCCGTTCTGTTTCTGGCCGTCTGCGCCGGGTGTATCACGGCGGTCCTCTGCTTCGCGGGAGTGAAGGTTGGACGTTCCGTCGGGACGGCCTCGGGCAAACGGATGGAATTCGTGGGAGGAGTTTTGCTTGTCCTGATCGGCTTCAATATCCTTCGGACGCACCTTTGGAGCTGAGGGACGGGGACATCCGTGTCTTATACCTACATTCTGCG
This region includes:
- a CDS encoding manganese efflux pump MntP family protein, producing the protein MLESVLSAVSLSMDAFAAALCVGACTLEATRGTALRMGMACGIFQFFMPLGGWFLVVWCTGSMASVEHFDHWVAFVLLAFVGGNMIRGAFAPPEKCDTSDPTRSVTLLILALATSIDALVVGAGLSLVRKPVLFLAVCAGCITAVLCFAGVKVGRSVGTASGKRMEFVGGVLLVLIGFNILRTHLWS